In the genome of candidate division KSB1 bacterium, one region contains:
- a CDS encoding radical SAM protein: MKGMRSALYRRPLNSSTEIRLTRLCTQRCRQCSVYERMTTPPSMTLEQFQIIAQRLRDYGAYIGFISGGEATLVPHLAEILLIAKKTFSIATTLVTGLYNKSEIIYKIGRLALDHRINIQTSLDGLGALGDSLRGVKDHAATVLKHMKWLAEHRNGSGPLLYANIVLNNLNLEQVPELICRIRELDWKVTIGLYHTLTATTRKDDALQLQPGKRLEKLLKFLEGNPDIMNLDAFIRGIGPFVEGRHRKLCAFVDSPILSTRTTIMENGDVHLCHGAPIGNIFVSSLQKIFSERPYRKRLQEYRHCSGCWTTCYTQRYLLVHPRSWREVKDHWKKVNATRGGKS, from the coding sequence ATGAAAGGAATGCGCAGCGCCCTATATCGCCGGCCGCTCAATTCCAGCACCGAGATTCGCTTAACACGTCTCTGCACCCAGCGCTGTCGCCAATGCAGTGTTTATGAGCGAATGACAACGCCGCCGAGCATGACTTTGGAGCAATTTCAAATCATTGCGCAGCGGCTGCGAGATTACGGCGCTTATATTGGCTTTATTTCCGGAGGAGAGGCCACCCTGGTTCCCCATTTGGCTGAGATTTTGTTGATCGCCAAGAAGACCTTCTCGATCGCGACCACCTTGGTGACCGGACTTTACAATAAGAGCGAGATCATTTATAAAATTGGTCGCTTAGCCTTGGACCATCGCATCAATATCCAGACTTCATTGGATGGACTTGGGGCCTTAGGGGATTCGTTACGGGGTGTGAAAGACCACGCGGCGACGGTATTGAAGCACATGAAATGGCTGGCTGAGCATCGCAATGGATCGGGTCCGCTGCTTTATGCCAATATCGTGCTCAATAATTTAAATCTGGAACAGGTGCCTGAGCTAATTTGCCGCATTCGCGAATTGGATTGGAAGGTCACCATTGGCCTCTATCATACCCTGACGGCCACCACCCGAAAGGATGACGCATTACAGCTTCAGCCAGGAAAACGGTTGGAAAAGCTGCTGAAATTCTTAGAAGGCAATCCAGATATCATGAATTTGGACGCATTCATCCGAGGGATCGGTCCGTTTGTGGAGGGACGGCACCGGAAGCTTTGCGCTTTTGTGGATTCGCCCATCCTTTCCACGCGCACCACTATCATGGAAAATGGCGATGTGCATCTTTGCCATGGCGCGCCAATTGGAAATATCTTTGTGTCAAGCTTACAGAAAATTTTTTCGGAACGACCTTATCGAAAGCGACTGCAGGAATATCGACATTGCTCGGGCTGTTGGACCACTTGTTATACGCAGCGGTATCTTTTGGTTCATCCGCGTTCTTGGCGGGAAGTGAAAGATCATTGGAAAAAGGTCAATGCGACAAGAGGAGGAAAATCGTAG
- a CDS encoding glycosyltransferase, with amino-acid sequence MFNFLFILITIAYVFILSVFLIGLFFPNRQRTSHQPSVSVVVAARNEEKNIGNLLSELVQQTYPKELLEIIIVNDGSEDRTGEIIDQFARTHCHIKHVKATLDSKTGLIAKKNALNQGIRQSSGEIILSTDADCHVQSTWVETMVSYFVAPVGMVVGFSQLGTADHGYSLFEKLQALDFLSLMAAAQGSLNLGCPLAASGQNIAYRKAAFDAVGGFEKIKNRISGDDVLLLQLIRKYTNWEIRFAPDPKAFNWTEAERTLRSFLNQRKRWASNGSYQLKLNPVFFSFILTVFLMNAILMMGTPIYALTYHSIVVPSICLVAKFAIEFLISLRGAKVFHRLDLVKYFPIWVILQMPYIIFTGIFGTLGHFIWKDRRYFQEVTTFRVAP; translated from the coding sequence AATCGGCAACGGACTTCTCATCAGCCTTCTGTATCTGTTGTCGTTGCCGCTCGCAACGAGGAGAAAAATATTGGAAACTTGCTATCGGAGCTGGTTCAACAAACATATCCAAAGGAATTATTGGAGATCATCATCGTCAATGATGGGTCGGAAGATCGAACTGGGGAAATTATTGATCAATTTGCTCGAACGCATTGCCATATTAAACACGTTAAAGCAACACTTGATAGTAAGACTGGACTTATCGCAAAAAAAAATGCGCTCAATCAAGGGATTCGCCAGAGCAGTGGTGAGATCATTCTGTCGACCGATGCCGATTGTCACGTTCAATCGACGTGGGTGGAGACCATGGTCTCATATTTTGTGGCGCCGGTGGGAATGGTTGTGGGATTTTCTCAGTTGGGGACAGCCGACCATGGCTATTCGTTGTTTGAGAAGCTGCAGGCATTGGATTTTCTATCGCTCATGGCCGCAGCTCAGGGATCGTTAAATCTGGGCTGCCCTTTGGCGGCTTCGGGACAGAATATCGCCTATCGCAAAGCCGCGTTTGACGCAGTTGGTGGCTTTGAGAAGATCAAAAATCGCATTTCTGGGGATGATGTGTTATTGCTTCAATTGATCAGAAAATACACAAATTGGGAGATACGGTTTGCACCCGATCCCAAAGCATTTAACTGGACTGAAGCGGAAAGGACGCTCCGATCGTTTCTGAATCAGCGCAAACGCTGGGCGTCCAATGGATCGTATCAATTGAAATTGAACCCAGTTTTTTTCTCATTTATTCTGACGGTCTTTCTCATGAACGCGATCTTGATGATGGGCACACCGATTTATGCCTTAACTTATCATTCGATTGTCGTTCCCTCGATCTGCCTGGTAGCTAAATTTGCGATCGAATTTTTGATTAGTTTAAGAGGAGCGAAGGTCTTTCACCGATTGGATCTGGTGAAATATTTCCCAATTTGGGTGATCTTGCAGATGCCATACATTATTTTCACTGGCATTTTCGGGACTCTGGGACATTTTATCTGGAAAGATCGAAGATACTTTCAAGAAGTGACCACGTTTAGGGTGGCACCATGA
- a CDS encoding PilZ domain-containing protein, protein MELTTSWTERRKHARYYPDRESTPKVNFAINGDEKFAVDVINISRGGLLGYTIDYDLTNNNHHQRIREIEIAFPGRAPFYCSGKLLRVSPSRMSLKCFCAVQFDPIGFDQHHNQLDVGDQIEASLRPSKIIVIPDQMLINRLQQCPNYMKISDHSLADSVRKAVYDSFDDIISYLSLEEKWYFLQMIDELKRHEPDYPEDLKKAFITICRIGLELAQKKGNSIEPIVMK, encoded by the coding sequence GTGGAATTAACCACAAGCTGGACAGAACGCCGCAAGCATGCGAGATATTACCCAGATCGCGAAAGCACCCCAAAGGTCAATTTTGCCATCAACGGAGATGAAAAATTCGCAGTCGATGTGATTAATATCAGTCGCGGAGGCTTGCTGGGCTACACGATCGATTATGACCTGACCAATAATAACCATCACCAGCGTATCAGGGAAATCGAAATTGCCTTTCCCGGACGAGCACCTTTTTATTGCTCAGGCAAATTGCTCCGTGTATCGCCCAGTCGAATGTCACTAAAATGCTTCTGCGCAGTTCAATTTGACCCCATTGGCTTTGACCAACATCACAATCAACTTGATGTGGGCGATCAAATCGAAGCTTCGTTACGTCCCAGTAAAATCATCGTCATCCCAGATCAAATGCTGATCAATCGCTTACAACAATGTCCGAATTACATGAAGATCTCAGACCATAGCTTAGCTGATTCCGTTCGGAAGGCCGTTTATGATTCTTTCGACGACATTATCAGCTATCTTTCGCTGGAAGAAAAATGGTATTTCCTCCAAATGATCGATGAATTGAAACGGCATGAGCCAGATTATCCAGAAGATTTAAAAAAAGCTTTCATCACAATATGTCGAATCGGATTAGAATTGGCCCAAAAAAAAGGCAATTCTATTGAGCCGATCGTTATGAAATGA
- a CDS encoding DUF4249 family protein, with protein sequence MKCSIRLRFWLLMPLILWSCDQYPSSPQYQKEIVVFGFLWGNKAMTADHAIMISYTQPIDQEYDADRAAIRNAHVSITEVSSGKSYVLQEGDRPGYYFNESLIAIPRRAYRLKVEVDDRVVAAETTVPFELDIQTDLKRGGIDSVYHEGLSVEKPIFVSCENERQIIIIDVYCLEPWQNAEYINPFWGKSKPSDAAEYGGQDGNSEPRHILASAKYRDLSSPNFPGLYVIDWYSSMIGFYGSYILQVLAIDENYYQFLNRKEYPELQSGVEGGVGVFGSVCGETFRLYIKKP encoded by the coding sequence ATGAAATGTTCAATCCGTTTGCGATTCTGGCTATTGATGCCGCTAATTCTTTGGTCATGTGACCAGTATCCTTCCAGCCCCCAGTATCAAAAAGAAATTGTTGTATTCGGCTTTCTCTGGGGAAACAAGGCCATGACTGCTGACCATGCCATCATGATCAGCTACACCCAACCGATTGACCAGGAGTACGATGCCGATCGTGCGGCTATTCGGAATGCTCATGTGAGCATTACCGAGGTAAGCTCAGGCAAAAGCTATGTGTTGCAAGAAGGCGATCGACCTGGCTACTACTTTAACGAAAGTCTTATTGCCATTCCCAGAAGAGCATATCGATTGAAAGTTGAAGTGGATGATCGAGTGGTGGCTGCCGAGACAACCGTGCCATTCGAGCTCGATATTCAGACCGATTTGAAAAGGGGAGGAATCGATTCTGTTTATCATGAGGGTCTTTCGGTGGAAAAGCCGATTTTTGTGAGCTGCGAAAATGAGCGTCAGATCATCATTATCGATGTCTATTGCCTCGAACCATGGCAGAACGCTGAATATATCAACCCATTTTGGGGCAAAAGCAAACCAAGCGATGCCGCAGAGTATGGGGGGCAGGATGGTAATAGTGAGCCTCGCCACATCCTGGCATCGGCAAAATACCGCGATCTTTCCTCTCCCAATTTTCCTGGCCTATATGTGATCGATTGGTATAGCTCCATGATCGGATTTTATGGTTCTTATATCCTTCAGGTGTTGGCTATCGATGAGAATTACTATCAATTTCTCAATCGAAAAGAATATCCTGAATTGCAAAGCGGAGTGGAAGGAGGGGTCGGGGTGTTCGGTTCAGTATGCGGCGAAACGTTTCGATTGTATATTAAGAAACCATGA